In the Triticum aestivum cultivar Chinese Spring chromosome 2B, IWGSC CS RefSeq v2.1, whole genome shotgun sequence genome, GACAGGCGCTGCAAAACATGCCATCAATGATCTAGAAAGCAGTAAGAGCAGCAGAAATAATGCAAGTTATTTCAACTCTAACTTGCTTCCCTGAGAAGCACCATAGAGCAACAATACTTCCAGCACAACAGAGTTCACCATACACAACAATAGAAGACAAGTTCATAATTTTGTCAATTAACTATTCAAGGGCTGCACTAGCTCATGCGCCCCCCCAAAAAAGCTGCACTTGGGAACAGAACATTCCATGAGAAGAACCATAGAGCAACGATACTTCCAGTACGACAGAGCTTACCATAAACTACAATACAAGACGAGTTCATAATTTCGCCAATTAGTTATTTATTTAAGGGCTGCACCACCTCCTGGACCCCCCAAAGCGGCACTTGGGACCTGACCAAAGGTAGATAGATATATGTGTCAATCTAATGAATCATTTCGAAACGTAAGTGTACGAAAGGCGCTTCTTTAAGGTGATAGTAAAGAAAAGCAATGAACAACTATTGCTAGAACGGAGAAATAAACTCAGTTTAGTGGTCTGCTTGTTGCCAGTATTTTCACAATGACAAAACCTAAAAGAAAAACACAACTATTTaatacattttttgaaaatttggtCTGTCAAGCTTGTGAATCTCCATGGCAGTTAGAACATATTTAAAATGCCTCTGTTTTACGCAGGTTGCTACGGAGGGTTTAAAACAGGTCAAATTTTGAGTCTAAGTGCAGGTTTTATCATGAAGTAATGAAGGTAGTAGGAGCAAAGGATAAGGATTGGTAGCTAACTAATTGCATCTTCTCTCTGCCAAACCCATATGAGCAATGTATGGTTTCTCATGATCACAGCAGAACTTGATATTTTCACCATAATCTTGTGGGCGATGCTCGGCCAAATAGTATTGGGGATCTAAGCAGCTTGACCACACAAATAACTTCTATGCCCTACACTTTTCATGAAACAATTTAGTGATGGTTGTGTGCAGAATGCAAGCTAAGAAGACCAACTGAACATAACAGGTTGATGGTGTCAAAAGAACAGTTTTATACACTAAAAAACCGAAATTTTCTGCCAAGTTCACTACACATAAGAGCGGAAGACATACATGCAAATACAGAAAATAATAAAAACTAGATGAGTTTATATAATAACGAAGTAATGCACAGTAGGGCTAGAAGAGCTTGGATTATTTTTCTTACCACGAGGAGGAAACAGGCGAGCAATCTCCGCCTTGGTCATATCTGCAAATGGGCCCAGTTGAGACACTTGCGACgatctagaattgttgtttttgtaCACGCGCATTGCAGAAGCCCTAAATGAACTGAACCGACGGGTCATTTCTTCATGGCTACGAGATACCCCACGATACTTGCACCAGCATTTATACAAAGCCCACAGAGATTCCTTGGACTTAATGGAATTCTCATCAACAAGGGGAAATTTTTCTTCTGGATTTATGTCCGCCACAAAGCCGCGGAGTCCGAGAATTTCTTCTATCTCAGAACCGTCTGCTTCAGTAGCACAGAGTTAAAATTCGATTGTAAAATAACATCACTTGTAATAATGCTCTCAACGGAATTAATTTGATTGAAGGCAGAGACATTAAGATATCATGAATCATCATAAACCAGTTTTTTAACCACTTAGTTTTACTAAGAAAAATATGCCTTCTAGATGTCCGAATGAGTAAGGCCCAATCCCTGCCAGCTTTTTCAAATAGATCTACTGATGACAAGAAGAAATAATATGGTAATTTTGGGTATTAAATTAAATTCAGATCCAAGTAAGGCGAATTCCTTTTCATATCCAAAGCCCGAGAATCCTTTAGTATTCAGATACAAACTCTGAAAGAGCTATCATCCAAGTAATGAGAATTCCTTTGGAATTCGGGATTCAGATCCAATTGCGAAAAGAGCTATCAGAATAACATGGGAATTTTGGCATTCAAGACTTAGATCGAAATTACGAAAGAGCTGTCTCGGATTACCTGCAGCTGCAGACATGCGACGGATGGAACCGCCAGTCAGAGAGAGCCGGGGGAGACACGGGGAAATACTACCAGCAATATCTCCAACGGGGCGTGATGCTAGGGCTGCTCGAACGAGCTTGGACGCGATGAAGGCCATAGCCAGGGTACGTGAGGAGGCAGCAGAGCAACCTCCTCGTCACGGTTAGAAGACTCCGTTCGTTGCGGAGATCGCGGAAAAGTGGACACGGATGGGAACAATTAGGGCTGACCGCTTTGGATATTAAGGAAGGTGATTGTGCATATGCCATATGCTTTTTCCCCGTTGACGtgcatgtcagaagattataaccATGAAATTATGATatatttttttgcgagaaaactttagTCTATTTATCAACAATCAAGATAGTACAAAGAAcaacagaaataaaaattacatctaggtccgtagaccacctagcgacgactacagtcactggagcgagccgaaggcgcgccaccgtTATCGCATCTCCCTTATCGGAACCGGGCAAATCTTATTGGCCcaataggaccagcgcaccaaaaCAAcagccgccgccgatgaagagaagcgtagatcgaaaggatctaACCTGTAGACACTCTGACATAGACGAACAAAGATCGGATCCATCTAAGACAAACGCCGACCGAATCCCACGAGATCCgtcgaagacacacctccacacgccctctgaAGATGCTATAAGCACCACCAGGACAGGGGCTAGATgggaagaaccttattccatcttcaagaagtcACCCCCGCCTCATCTTCCTGAGCATgacataaaccctaacaaaactaaaaaaaaacaCCTAAAAATGGAGCCCTCTCGCCGGCAAGTGCCAGGATCCGCCGCGCCTCCATGGTCTTTAGTACCCCACGGTAATGGTTATGGATTTAGGGTTTGTAGATATGCATCGGTGGTCaccaatttttttaattatttttgacaAATCGGTGGTCACCAATTTATATAGAGCGAAGGGTCTTTTTTTCCCGAGAAACTGGCAGGAGCGCTGCCTTTAAATTAGAAGAAGAGAGAGTGTTACAAATAGTTTTCACAAGGCTTTTCCCCATAAGAATCGGGCGACAGGGGAGCTTCCCTAACATCATGGGCATGCGGATTACTCGCGAATGAGAAAACCACTGGATCTGTGCAAGCGAATATCTGTCAAAGCTAGGTGTGCGACTTCTTGGTAGGTCAACCTCTTGCCGATGAAAACCCGACAGTTCCTCTCCTTCCAAATGTTCCAGAGCATGTAGATCATGGCACCACTACGCTCCCGCCTGTTCTGAGCTGGAACACTGGCAAGGAAGCCCCCCCACCACGTGTTGATGGAGGTTCCATCGTCCGGTGGGCTCGGATTAGGCATTCCCTCTGCGGCATTGATGGTCCTCCATACCGCGTGCGAGAAGGGACAATCTCTACAGAGATGAGTGACCGTCTCATTGGATGCCATGCAAAGGCGGCATATCAGATTGTGTGGCCATCCATGGATTGCCAGGTTTTCCACCATGAGGATTGTTCCATGTAGGACAAGCCAGGCGAAGAGCTTGCATTTGGGGGTGGCATGTGCTTTCCAAACCTTAGCAGAGTGGAAAGGCACCACACGACCAGAGAACTACATATGGTAGGCAGACTTGCTGGAGTATTCCCCTGAACCCGTCCAGTTCTAGCGGATGGAGTCTGGATGGGAGGGGTCAATGCCGGTGGTCTG is a window encoding:
- the LOC123040607 gene encoding uncharacterized protein, with amino-acid sequence MAFIASKLVRAALASRPVGDIAGSISPCLPRLSLTGGSIRRMSAAADGSEIEEILGLRGFVADINPEEKFPLVDENSIKSKESLWALYKCWCKYRGVSRSHEEMTRRFSSFRASAMRVYKNNNSRSSQVSQLGPFADMTKAEIARLFPPRGPKCRFGGSRRWCSP